In the Peptoclostridium acidaminophilum DSM 3953 genome, one interval contains:
- a CDS encoding YceG family protein translates to MDRDKKEPESSSRLETIAFKAQAEISKVLYDPSLGIFKPWQFEGYASSPVTLKTTYEELKILWNEEARFRQGFEASSDTIAIPNLFAKIGGIHKDICEYEKDIELFLSSEKMFFSPKLPFVDKSPESPCIGYSRNGLLQPKAGSALMNFISKNGALNVDSLVSSHFFEIISSNKQLQITMAQKLLQLLESDLLLKTRSEETTLRTLHMLLSLDKSLIGLLENFDYPFDVPKIVLYIGREANVSFEDCAAISFFYLCGFDILVLTPSGHNDIEIYMNSYYFDTHRLKERNPDLDYTDLKYKCNTRGKKAKSHVASFFKK, encoded by the coding sequence CTGAAAGCTCTTCAAGGCTTGAGACTATAGCCTTCAAAGCTCAGGCCGAGATTTCCAAAGTGCTTTACGATCCTTCGCTTGGTATTTTCAAACCCTGGCAGTTTGAAGGATACGCCTCCTCTCCCGTGACTCTCAAGACCACATACGAGGAGCTTAAAATACTCTGGAACGAAGAGGCAAGATTCAGGCAAGGCTTCGAGGCCAGTAGCGATACCATTGCCATACCCAATCTTTTTGCAAAGATAGGCGGAATCCACAAGGACATATGTGAGTACGAAAAGGACATCGAGCTGTTCCTCTCTTCAGAAAAAATGTTTTTTTCACCCAAGCTGCCTTTTGTAGACAAATCCCCGGAATCGCCTTGCATAGGATATTCCCGGAATGGGCTTTTACAGCCCAAAGCAGGCTCAGCACTTATGAATTTCATATCAAAAAATGGCGCTTTAAATGTGGACAGTCTTGTTTCAAGCCACTTTTTCGAGATTATAAGCTCAAATAAGCAGCTTCAAATAACTATGGCGCAAAAACTGCTGCAGCTTCTTGAATCCGATTTGCTTTTGAAAACGCGCAGCGAAGAGACCACGCTCAGGACGCTTCATATGCTTCTAAGCCTCGACAAGAGCCTTATAGGACTGCTTGAAAATTTTGATTACCCCTTCGATGTTCCCAAAATAGTACTATATATCGGCAGGGAGGCTAATGTTTCGTTTGAGGACTGTGCCGCCATTTCATTTTTTTACCTTTGCGGCTTTGACATACTAGTACTTACACCATCCGGGCATAATGACATCGAAATCTATATGAACAGCTATTATTTTGACACCCACCGCCTTAAAGAGCGAAATCCTGACCTTGATTACACCGACTTGAAATACAAATGCAATACGCGCGGCAAAAAAGCCAAATCGCACGTGGCTTCCTTTTTTAAAAAGTGA
- a CDS encoding toxic anion resistance protein gives MDSTISENAFELDTQRQADIIAKTARNSAEISIIASEIDLDNPETIAAFGNKTAHEISRFSDMILDTIKITSLENPEALLVQLNKIMNKFDASDFSEEQKSGLIVRIMKRTRDSIDALLSKYSSMGGEMEKIYVRLKEYESEIKKSNSLLDSMFEKNIGYFETLEKYITAGSSVLQKIQSETIPQLESKATLTGDQMDRLNLSNARNMEEMVQQRIYDLELAKNVSLQTMPQIRLIQKGNYNLIRKINSAFIITIPIFKQSLIQAITLKRQLIQAKAMAALDEKTNELLVKNSENTALQSKMLAHMSSGGALDIETLEKTWNTIVKGIEETKQIHEDMKRKRDEGTQRLHQIQEDFKKRSGV, from the coding sequence ATGGACAGCACTATCAGCGAAAATGCATTCGAACTTGACACCCAAAGACAAGCAGACATTATTGCCAAGACAGCAAGAAATTCTGCGGAAATTTCAATTATAGCCTCTGAAATCGACCTCGACAATCCCGAGACAATAGCAGCCTTTGGCAACAAAACGGCACATGAAATCTCCAGATTTTCCGACATGATACTAGACACCATAAAAATCACATCTCTTGAAAATCCGGAGGCTCTTCTTGTTCAGCTGAATAAAATCATGAATAAATTCGACGCTTCCGACTTCAGCGAGGAACAAAAATCCGGCCTTATAGTGCGCATTATGAAAAGAACACGTGATTCTATAGACGCGCTTCTGAGCAAATACAGCTCAATGGGAGGCGAAATGGAAAAAATATATGTACGGCTGAAGGAATATGAATCAGAAATAAAAAAATCCAACTCTCTTTTGGATTCAATGTTCGAAAAAAACATAGGGTATTTCGAAACACTTGAAAAATACATAACAGCAGGCAGCAGCGTCCTCCAAAAAATTCAATCGGAGACAATTCCTCAACTCGAATCCAAGGCGACTTTGACAGGCGACCAGATGGATAGGCTCAACCTTTCGAACGCCAGGAATATGGAGGAAATGGTGCAGCAAAGGATTTACGACCTTGAGCTTGCCAAAAACGTCTCCCTCCAGACTATGCCTCAAATAAGGCTTATTCAAAAGGGCAATTACAATCTGATTAGAAAGATAAATTCGGCATTCATAATAACCATACCCATATTCAAGCAGTCGCTCATTCAAGCCATAACTTTGAAAAGGCAGCTAATCCAGGCAAAAGCCATGGCGGCCCTTGACGAGAAAACCAACGAGCTGCTTGTCAAAAACTCAGAAAACACAGCATTGCAGTCCAAAATGCTGGCGCACATGTCTTCAGGCGGAGCGCTCGACATTGAAACGCTCGAAAAAACCTGGAACACAATTGTCAAAGGAATCGAGGAAACCAAACAAATCCACGAGGATATGAAAAGAAAAAGGGACGAAGGCACGCAAAGACTTCATCAGATACAAGAAGATTTCAAGAAAAGGTCGGGAGTGTAG
- the efp gene encoding elongation factor P, with protein MISASEFRKGITFVKDGQPCLIVDFQHVKPGKGAAFVRTKYKDLRTGATREEAFNPSDKFPKANIETKEMQYLYNDGELYYFMDNETFEQVPLSFEQVEDAIKFIKENDSVIIRFFEGAAFQVEAPNFVDLEVIETEPGIKGNTASNVTKAATVETGAVVQVPLFVNTGDKIKIDTRTGEYLSRA; from the coding sequence ATGATATCAGCAAGTGAATTCAGAAAAGGAATAACATTTGTAAAGGATGGCCAGCCTTGTTTGATTGTTGACTTTCAACACGTTAAGCCGGGAAAGGGCGCAGCATTCGTAAGAACAAAATATAAGGATTTGAGAACTGGAGCGACAAGGGAAGAGGCGTTCAACCCGAGTGACAAGTTTCCAAAGGCCAACATAGAGACTAAGGAAATGCAATATCTTTACAATGACGGAGAGCTTTACTATTTCATGGACAATGAGACTTTCGAGCAGGTTCCTTTGTCGTTTGAGCAGGTTGAGGATGCAATAAAGTTCATAAAGGAAAATGACAGCGTAATCATAAGATTCTTCGAAGGTGCTGCATTCCAGGTAGAGGCTCCAAACTTTGTAGATCTTGAAGTTATAGAGACAGAGCCGGGAATAAAAGGCAACACGGCATCTAACGTTACTAAGGCGGCAACAGTTGAAACGGGTGCGGTTGTTCAAGTGCCTCTGTTCGTGAACACGGGAGACAAGATAAAAATAGATACAAGAACAGGTGAGTATCTTTCAAGAGCATAG
- a CDS encoding shikimate kinase: MDSVKSISLVGFMASGKTTVGKQLAKRLGFEFVDTDDLAEKFEGRTISSMFEDSGEAYFRDVESRILQEVLSEPGRVISTGGGIILREENIMALRGASIVVWLKASRETILKNLGRTEDKRPLMRKGEAEERIDKILPARIEKYRKAAHITVAVDGKSPANIVSEILFNLKKM; this comes from the coding sequence ATGGATTCGGTTAAAAGTATTTCGCTTGTTGGATTCATGGCGAGCGGAAAGACTACTGTGGGCAAGCAGCTGGCCAAGAGACTGGGATTCGAATTTGTGGATACTGACGATTTGGCCGAAAAGTTTGAGGGAAGGACAATCAGCTCCATGTTTGAGGATTCTGGAGAGGCATATTTCAGGGATGTCGAGAGCAGGATTCTCCAGGAGGTTCTTTCTGAGCCAGGGAGAGTAATATCAACTGGCGGAGGTATAATCCTGAGGGAAGAAAACATAATGGCCTTAAGAGGCGCTTCGATAGTTGTATGGCTCAAGGCAAGCCGTGAGACTATACTCAAGAACCTGGGAAGGACGGAGGATAAGAGGCCTTTGATGAGGAAAGGTGAGGCAGAGGAACGGATAGACAAAATACTTCCTGCCAGGATAGAAAAATACAGGAAGGCGGCCCACATAACAGTAGCTGTGGATGGCAAGTCGCCTGCTAATATAGTGAGTGAGATACTGTTCAATCTTAAGAAAATGTGA
- a CDS encoding type II secretion system protein produces MAKNNHNLNQRGFLLLESAAAILLISILMVSFTEIFFDCTLSILRSKEKARAFNTAQLYAEMLVNIEEDEFFDKYSDNIIEEGEFDVKTRIDIITERKSGEEGSRGTLLITVLVLKNDEPLAELKTFKGAGWENAR; encoded by the coding sequence ATGGCTAAAAATAACCATAATTTAAATCAAAGAGGATTTTTGCTGCTTGAAAGCGCCGCCGCCATTTTACTCATAAGCATCTTAATGGTTTCATTTACGGAGATATTCTTTGATTGCACGCTCTCTATACTAAGATCAAAGGAGAAGGCCCGGGCGTTCAACACAGCACAGCTATATGCTGAAATGCTTGTAAATATTGAAGAGGATGAATTTTTCGATAAATATTCAGACAATATAATCGAAGAGGGCGAATTTGATGTAAAAACACGCATAGACATAATTACGGAGCGAAAAAGCGGCGAGGAGGGCAGCCGGGGTACGTTGCTAATTACCGTGCTGGTTTTAAAAAATGACGAGCCACTGGCGGAGCTTAAGACTTTCAAAGGAGCAGGATGGGAAAATGCGCGATGA
- a CDS encoding competence type IV pilus major pilin ComGC, producing the protein MKKILAILRCKGGFSLLEVLMAITIIAVIMAIISPDIASAGHKAKLRADTASAACIGRAIELYVAEENINVAEDFDEAKMDTVLVGKGYITSISAPRSGGAWTAQYNGKKVTVKAGDSELYPEPVKDEGQTDVTSP; encoded by the coding sequence ATGAAGAAAATACTGGCAATACTAAGATGTAAAGGTGGATTTTCTCTGCTCGAGGTGCTAATGGCTATAACGATAATAGCGGTTATAATGGCGATAATTTCGCCGGATATTGCAAGTGCCGGACATAAGGCAAAACTCAGAGCAGATACGGCTTCGGCAGCATGCATAGGAAGAGCTATAGAACTGTATGTAGCGGAGGAAAATATTAACGTTGCAGAGGACTTTGACGAGGCAAAAATGGATACAGTTTTGGTAGGGAAGGGATATATCACCAGCATAAGCGCCCCCAGGAGTGGAGGAGCATGGACTGCACAATATAACGGAAAAAAAGTAACAGTTAAGGCGGGAGACAGCGAGCTTTATCCCGAGCCGGTAAAAGATGAGGGACAAACAGATGTTACCTCCCCATAG
- a CDS encoding type II secretion system F family protein, which translates to MKAVSQKEAIIKLSESGICAICIVELLLPHDIFSPDLRKKHLAISEFFGQLHFLIFSGVSITEALHIMDGAAGYASRYSKAISSNINKGASISEAMKQAESYFPGLAIEVMAYAENSGRIENICKKLSEYYYSMYSIKREVKSALSYPMLVLFFCFFSVGFIVVFVMPSLSDLFSASDVGLDGASGAIIEVSRFVNGNMHMLLAGMAGIVFIAACFYRALARNDGVWSLLSKVPHIGKIRSNAISSMFAGLLSMSMESGIPVYSAVEMARNALECSEYRKSMLKIKDSIAAGESMSMAIAGADFFPEEFAAMVKIGEGSGDLSGMMHKISCYFEKQMECSIKRAVSLVGPLLIMGVTAIIGAVSYVVMTPMLRIANSII; encoded by the coding sequence TTGAAGGCAGTCAGTCAGAAGGAAGCAATAATTAAGCTTTCTGAAAGCGGCATATGTGCAATTTGTATAGTTGAATTATTGCTGCCACATGACATTTTTTCACCTGACTTAAGGAAAAAGCATCTTGCAATATCGGAATTTTTTGGACAGCTTCATTTTTTGATTTTCTCTGGAGTCAGTATAACAGAGGCTCTACACATCATGGACGGAGCAGCAGGCTATGCGAGCAGGTATTCAAAGGCTATTTCATCAAATATAAACAAAGGCGCTTCGATTTCGGAAGCAATGAAACAGGCGGAGTCATACTTTCCTGGCTTGGCTATAGAAGTCATGGCATATGCGGAAAACAGCGGCCGGATAGAAAACATATGCAAAAAATTGTCAGAATACTACTACAGCATGTACAGCATCAAGAGAGAAGTAAAATCAGCGCTTTCATATCCTATGTTGGTGTTGTTTTTTTGCTTTTTTTCAGTGGGATTTATAGTTGTCTTTGTTATGCCCAGCTTGTCTGATTTGTTTTCTGCAAGTGATGTAGGCTTAGACGGAGCAAGCGGAGCGATAATTGAAGTTTCAAGATTTGTAAACGGAAACATGCACATGCTTTTGGCGGGCATGGCAGGCATTGTTTTTATTGCTGCATGCTTTTACAGAGCTTTAGCAAGAAATGACGGAGTATGGAGTTTGCTTTCAAAGGTGCCTCATATCGGAAAAATCAGGAGTAATGCCATATCATCCATGTTTGCAGGCTTGCTCTCCATGAGCATGGAGAGTGGGATCCCTGTCTACAGCGCGGTTGAAATGGCCAGGAATGCTCTTGAGTGCAGTGAATACAGGAAAAGCATGCTTAAAATCAAAGACTCAATTGCTGCAGGTGAGAGCATGTCGATGGCCATTGCTGGCGCAGATTTCTTCCCGGAGGAGTTTGCAGCTATGGTGAAAATAGGTGAGGGATCGGGGGATCTGTCAGGGATGATGCACAAAATTTCATGCTACTTCGAAAAACAGATGGAATGCTCCATCAAAAGAGCCGTATCACTTGTGGGGCCGCTGCTTATAATGGGAGTAACAGCAATCATCGGAGCGGTCTCGTATGTTGTTATGACACCAATGCTAAGAATCGCAAACAGCATAATATAG
- a CDS encoding GspE/PulE family protein, whose product MDIAEKRIPQDGRVVKTLGESEYDLRIATIATVFGEKAVIRILEKDEFRFSLNNIGIKADDAEKIKSCLSGTGGMILISGPTGSGKTTTLYSILNFIKKDSKNIITVEDPVEYTIGEVSQIQVNRQIGLDFAEGLRAALRHDPDVIMIGEIRDTETASIAMRAAITGHLVLSTIHTNDSASTVTRLMNMGIPPYIISASLKCVIAQRLVRKLCDKCKSSCKIAVAEKAALYMADCETEDFHSARGCSCCSGTGYHGRMGVYELLYIDRDLREAITQGQPQQRIRDMANEKGMATMLENAASLVIDGTTSMDEISQLLVSRE is encoded by the coding sequence ATGGATATTGCCGAAAAACGGATTCCACAGGATGGAAGAGTTGTAAAGACATTGGGCGAGAGCGAATACGACCTTAGGATAGCCACAATTGCTACTGTCTTTGGAGAAAAGGCTGTAATAAGGATACTTGAGAAGGATGAGTTCAGATTCAGTCTTAATAATATCGGAATAAAAGCTGATGATGCAGAAAAAATCAAAAGCTGTCTTTCGGGAACGGGAGGAATGATATTGATAAGCGGGCCGACAGGCTCAGGCAAGACTACCACGCTGTATTCTATATTGAATTTCATAAAGAAGGATTCAAAAAACATAATAACGGTTGAGGATCCGGTCGAGTATACAATCGGAGAGGTATCTCAAATACAAGTAAACAGGCAGATAGGCCTGGATTTTGCCGAAGGCTTGAGGGCCGCATTGCGCCATGATCCCGATGTGATAATGATTGGTGAGATACGTGACACCGAGACGGCTAGCATAGCAATGCGAGCAGCTATAACAGGACACCTTGTGCTTAGCACTATTCATACTAATGACTCGGCAAGCACTGTGACCAGACTTATGAATATGGGAATCCCGCCATATATAATTTCAGCATCGCTTAAATGCGTAATAGCGCAGCGGCTTGTCAGAAAGCTGTGCGATAAATGCAAAAGCAGCTGCAAGATTGCTGTGGCAGAAAAAGCAGCGCTTTATATGGCGGATTGTGAAACGGAGGATTTCCACTCGGCAAGAGGATGCAGCTGTTGTTCAGGAACCGGATACCACGGCAGGATGGGGGTGTACGAATTGCTCTACATTGACAGGGATTTGCGGGAAGCAATAACCCAGGGCCAGCCTCAGCAGAGAATAAGAGATATGGCAAATGAAAAAGGCATGGCAACTATGCTTGAAAACGCAGCAAGCCTCGTCATTGATGGAACGACATCCATGGATGAAATATCACAGTTGCTGGTTAGTAGAGAATAG
- a CDS encoding tryptophan transporter yields MNLRKNVLTALLLAIGFILHQIVPGALGAMKFDIMLAMIFVAIFINSDVKNVVLAALMGGIITALTTTFPGGQLPNIIDKIVTCAAVYAMIKLALKFTPELNQVAVIVISFVGTIISGAVFLYSALLIVGLPAPFTALFMGIVLPTAVANVFVTIVIYNAVKMALKASGFSMAR; encoded by the coding sequence ATGAATTTAAGAAAAAATGTTCTTACAGCGCTTTTGCTAGCAATAGGTTTTATCTTGCACCAGATAGTGCCGGGAGCCTTGGGGGCCATGAAATTTGACATAATGCTTGCGATGATATTTGTTGCGATATTTATAAACAGCGACGTTAAAAATGTCGTGCTGGCAGCTTTAATGGGAGGAATTATAACAGCGCTTACCACGACATTCCCTGGCGGACAGCTCCCAAATATAATTGACAAGATAGTGACTTGTGCGGCTGTGTATGCAATGATTAAGCTGGCTCTAAAGTTCACGCCGGAACTTAACCAGGTTGCAGTAATAGTTATATCGTTTGTAGGAACTATAATAAGCGGAGCTGTATTCCTATACTCTGCACTTTTGATAGTTGGACTTCCAGCACCTTTCACAGCGCTTTTCATGGGAATAGTGCTTCCTACGGCAGTGGCAAATGTATTCGTAACTATAGTAATATATAATGCAGTGAAGATGGCCCTTAAGGCGTCTGGATTTTCGATGGCAAGGTAG
- a CDS encoding flavodoxin family protein — translation MENVYIVSADGYSEQLSHMIGAASGSCKRIYVHDAGHAGELAGKRIIFAAEPNEIGVDLKLLQLLLDIVEVSPRAFEGSVGALIVHSKSEIYTKSCATHLIFVANQMGCAFIGHPLVEAVRGLKNYSTWKKVFKENTLSEICMMQCEKLGQRLMEYKPVRSQAPKITVLHSSSRKTSNTLMLWNMVEENLVKMGCAVRQIHVENENLTDCRGCSFKLCMHYGEQKSCFYGGLVVQEVFPAVEECDALVLLCPNYNDSIAANLMAVINRLTALYRQMSFYEKALFGVVVSGNSGNDSVARQLLGALNINKGFRLPPEFALMEIANDPGSIKRVQDIRKRAESFAEMIVREIKK, via the coding sequence GTGGAGAATGTTTATATTGTAAGCGCGGATGGATATTCAGAGCAGCTTTCACACATGATAGGTGCGGCCTCTGGCAGTTGCAAAAGGATATATGTGCATGATGCAGGTCATGCTGGCGAACTTGCTGGAAAGAGGATAATTTTTGCGGCTGAGCCTAATGAAATAGGTGTGGACCTAAAACTGCTTCAGTTGCTGTTGGATATAGTGGAAGTTAGTCCTCGCGCATTTGAAGGATCTGTGGGGGCGTTGATAGTCCACAGCAAAAGTGAAATTTACACAAAAAGCTGCGCAACGCATCTGATTTTTGTTGCGAATCAGATGGGCTGCGCCTTTATAGGGCATCCACTCGTAGAGGCTGTAAGAGGCTTAAAGAACTATTCGACCTGGAAGAAGGTCTTCAAGGAGAACACGCTCAGCGAAATATGCATGATGCAATGCGAAAAGCTTGGGCAAAGGCTTATGGAATACAAGCCGGTAAGATCTCAAGCGCCGAAAATAACGGTGCTTCATTCTAGCTCAAGAAAAACATCGAACACGTTGATGCTCTGGAACATGGTTGAGGAGAATCTGGTGAAAATGGGCTGCGCGGTCAGGCAGATACATGTCGAAAATGAGAATCTCACTGACTGCAGGGGGTGCTCGTTCAAGCTTTGCATGCACTACGGAGAGCAAAAAAGCTGCTTCTACGGCGGGCTTGTAGTTCAGGAGGTGTTCCCGGCAGTAGAGGAATGCGATGCGCTCGTGCTGCTTTGCCCTAATTACAACGATTCGATAGCGGCCAATCTTATGGCAGTAATCAACAGGCTTACTGCGCTCTACAGGCAAATGAGCTTCTACGAAAAAGCGTTGTTTGGGGTTGTGGTCTCTGGAAATTCAGGCAATGATTCGGTAGCAAGGCAGCTTCTGGGAGCGCTCAACATTAATAAGGGTTTTAGACTGCCGCCTGAATTCGCCCTTATGGAAATTGCAAACGATCCGGGCTCCATAAAAAGAGTGCAGGACATAAGAAAAAGGGCTGAAAGCTTCGCAGAGATGATTGTCAGGGAGATTAAGAAATAG
- a CDS encoding Rossmann-fold NAD(P)-binding domain-containing protein, producing the protein MAIKYYRLSERMLISREEIDGLPSLSREEAEAFEGLACFAGRLEKGMSRRAFSVSDASLLELENEGIGLLKTGEEASVEADDIILRKIREGKLMYVNTSYPNWREACSARLPKSWRINVVGMGDVGGMLLTGLRLLGGDDVESIGIYDRDESKMQRWHLEAGQIYSQFDGKKYPPVRKLGEDELFDCDMIAFCVSVGVPPVGQAVKDVRMVQFEQNSKIIGEYGKMAYKTGFKGIFAVVSDPVDPLCKALYIASNKGDDGQLHYGGLAPEQIRGYGLGVMNARAVYYSMQNERLAGYKEHGRAFGPHGEGLVIANSISDYNDELSQELTQKAKHANIEVRNTGFKPYIAPALSSGALSLLSTIKGEWHYSSTYMGGVFIGAKNRLTDSGTELERLDLDDKLFERLTETYEHLKSII; encoded by the coding sequence ATGGCGATTAAATATTACAGATTAAGCGAGAGAATGCTAATATCAAGAGAAGAAATAGACGGCTTGCCTTCACTGAGCAGGGAGGAAGCCGAAGCTTTTGAAGGTCTTGCGTGCTTTGCTGGCAGGCTGGAGAAGGGTATGTCCAGGAGGGCGTTTTCGGTGTCGGATGCATCACTGCTTGAACTTGAAAACGAAGGCATAGGGCTTTTAAAGACGGGCGAGGAAGCTAGCGTTGAAGCGGACGATATAATTCTTCGCAAAATAAGAGAAGGGAAGCTCATGTATGTCAACACATCATATCCAAACTGGCGGGAAGCCTGCAGTGCAAGGCTTCCCAAAAGCTGGAGAATAAACGTTGTCGGAATGGGCGATGTGGGAGGAATGCTTCTTACGGGACTGAGGCTTCTTGGCGGAGACGATGTGGAGAGCATAGGTATATACGACAGGGATGAGAGCAAGATGCAAAGGTGGCATCTTGAAGCTGGCCAGATATATTCGCAGTTTGACGGCAAGAAGTATCCTCCGGTCAGAAAGCTTGGCGAGGATGAGCTTTTTGACTGCGACATGATTGCGTTTTGCGTGTCGGTAGGTGTCCCTCCTGTCGGACAGGCAGTCAAGGATGTAAGGATGGTCCAGTTCGAGCAGAACTCCAAAATAATAGGTGAGTACGGAAAAATGGCATATAAAACAGGCTTCAAGGGAATATTCGCAGTCGTCTCAGACCCGGTCGATCCATTGTGCAAGGCGCTCTACATCGCAAGCAACAAGGGCGATGACGGGCAGCTGCACTACGGGGGCCTGGCTCCAGAGCAGATAAGAGGCTATGGATTAGGTGTTATGAATGCAAGGGCTGTATACTACTCTATGCAGAATGAGCGACTAGCCGGATACAAAGAGCACGGCAGAGCGTTCGGACCGCATGGAGAGGGTCTTGTGATTGCAAACAGCATAAGTGACTACAATGATGAGCTCTCGCAGGAGCTCACGCAAAAGGCCAAGCATGCAAACATTGAAGTTAGAAATACGGGCTTCAAGCCGTATATAGCCCCTGCGCTCTCTTCGGGCGCGCTTTCGCTCCTATCAACAATAAAAGGAGAGTGGCATTACAGCTCAACATATATGGGAGGCGTATTCATAGGTGCGAAAAACAGGCTTACGGATTCAGGAACAGAGCTAGAAAGGCTCGATTTGGACGATAAGCTCTTTGAAAGGTTGACCGAAACATACGAACATCTCAAATCAATAATATAG